The following proteins come from a genomic window of Nycticebus coucang isolate mNycCou1 chromosome 11, mNycCou1.pri, whole genome shotgun sequence:
- the FERD3L gene encoding fer3-like protein, which yields MAAYPQGCVDATVLDFVADLSLASPRHPLLCDFKPGAPFAGRAGALALGERRPRRTARFEEGCPEEEGELDEGDEEEEEEEERGRGASLLGRPKRKRVITYAQRQAANIRERKRMFNLNEAFDQLRRKVPTFAYEKRLSRIETLRLAIVYISFMTELLESCEKKKSS from the coding sequence ATGGCCGCCTACCCACAGGGCTGCGTGGATGCCACCGTGCTGGACTTCGTCGCAGACCTGTCCCTGGCCTCCCCGAGACACCCCCTCCTCTGCGACTTCAAGCCTGGTGCGCCCTTTGCGGGCCGAGCCGGAGCCCTGGCGCTGGGAGAGAGAAGACCCAGGAGGACCGCGCGGTTTGAGGAGGGGTGCCCAGAAGAAGAGGGCGAATTAGACGAAGgggacgaggaggaggaggaggaagaggagcgcGGGAGAGGTGCCTCTCTGTTGGGCCGCCCCAAGAGGAAAAGGGTGATCACCTATGCCCAGCGCCAGGCGGCCAACATCCGCGAGAGGAAGCGCATGTTCAACCTCAACGAGGCCTTCGACCAGCTGCGGAGGAAGGTGCCCACTTTCGCTTATGAGAAGAGGCTGTCCCGGATCGAGACCCTCCGCCTAGCCATCGTCTACATCTCCTTCATGACTGAGCTCTTGGAGAGCTGTGAGAAGAAAAAATCGAGCTGA